In Methanosarcina barkeri MS, a single window of DNA contains:
- a CDS encoding alkene reductase, with protein MAGDTDLFSQYQMGDLTLPNRIVMAPMTRNRAGDADVPVSLTVTYYVQRASASMIITEGSQVSPQGVGYVHTPGIYSAAQVAGWKKVTDAVHQAGGRIFIQLWHVGRISHPELLGGALPVAPSALPVEGFTHTPGGKKPIPVPRVLNTDEVPDIVKQFRQAAENAKTAGFDGVEIHGANGYLLDQFLRSGSNKRTDKYGGSLENRARLPLEVTKAVIEVWGGDRVGYRISPHNTEHSMSDANPRETFSYFTRELNTTGLSYLHLIEPIGGRSGFVPPKARFGPILRKIFERTFILNGGYGLHSGNEAIARGEADLIAFGVPFLANPDLPERFRQNAPLNEPDVATFYVGSAKGYTDYPTLAHR; from the coding sequence ATAGCAGGAGACACAGACTTATTTTCACAGTATCAGATGGGCGATCTCACGCTGCCAAACCGCATAGTGATGGCGCCAATGACCCGAAACCGCGCAGGTGATGCCGACGTTCCTGTCTCACTGACGGTCACTTATTATGTACAGCGAGCCTCAGCCAGCATGATTATCACCGAGGGCTCGCAGGTTAGTCCGCAGGGGGTAGGCTATGTGCATACACCGGGCATATACTCTGCGGCACAGGTCGCCGGCTGGAAGAAGGTAACGGATGCTGTCCACCAGGCTGGCGGCAGGATTTTCATCCAGCTTTGGCACGTAGGAAGGATTTCCCATCCTGAATTACTGGGTGGCGCTTTACCAGTCGCACCATCCGCGCTACCAGTCGAAGGTTTTACCCATACACCCGGTGGAAAAAAGCCAATTCCTGTTCCCAGGGTCCTGAATACCGACGAGGTTCCGGACATCGTCAAGCAGTTCCGGCAGGCAGCAGAGAACGCAAAAACCGCAGGTTTCGATGGTGTAGAAATCCATGGAGCCAATGGCTATCTGCTGGATCAATTTCTGCGGAGTGGGTCCAACAAGCGAACCGATAAATACGGAGGCAGTCTTGAGAACCGAGCCCGTCTGCCGCTTGAGGTCACGAAAGCCGTCATCGAGGTATGGGGCGGCGACCGTGTCGGTTACCGAATCTCTCCGCATAATACTGAGCATTCTATGTCAGATGCCAACCCCAGGGAGACCTTTTCTTATTTCACCAGAGAGCTAAACACAACGGGTCTGAGCTACCTTCATTTAATCGAACCAATCGGAGGTCGGTCTGGGTTCGTGCCACCCAAGGCACGGTTTGGGCCGATCCTGCGCAAAATATTCGAAAGGACGTTTATACTGAACGGTGGCTATGGCCTCCACAGCGGGAATGAAGCCATTGCCAGGGGCGAGGCCGACCTGATCGCCTTCGGAGTGCCATTCCTGGCCAATCCTGACCTGCCAGAGCGCTTCAGGCAGAATGCCCCGCTGAACGAGCCGGACGTGGCCACCTTCTATGTGGGCAGTGCGAAAGGCTACACGGACTATCCGACTCTGGCCCATAGATGA
- a CDS encoding acetolactate synthase large subunit translates to MEILRHQHEAKSVHRDTNLENKSQIIKEKIVAEDITLTAAQLIVQCLENEGVEYIFGLPGEENIRLIDAMKDSTIRFIVVRHEQGASFMADIYGRVTGKAGVCISTLGPGAINLLLGTADAFTDSTPLVAISAQVGLNRIHKETHQVIDLLNMFKPVTKWAGMIVSSAAIPEMVREAFEKAKTERPGAVYLCVPEDVEAISGLTGLRPLSQSYEADSMPGSSQIAHAAHVLQAATKPIILAGHGAVRDHAGDALVRFSERLRIPVATTFMGKGIFPDDHPNSLGTMGFMKHDYVNFGFDEADVIVCVGYDLQEFDPVRMNPNADKKILHLHRYPAEIDTHYPVTVSVEGNISAALDELAAIVTPKEGLDAADRKIRNLLKEELEYGAHTDAYPVKPQRLVSDIRAVMGESDIALVDTGSLKMWMARLYPTNQPNTCVISNGLSTMAFAVPGAIGAKLAYPDRKVLAVTGDGSFLMNSQELETAIREHIPFVVLIWVDGAYGLIKWKMDLELGHHSFVDFGNPDFVNYAESFGARGYFIEAAADLLPTLKKALSEDVVSVVVCPVDYSENIKLTNKLGQLMQPI, encoded by the coding sequence ATGGAAATTCTTAGACATCAGCATGAAGCTAAGTCCGTTCATAGGGACACCAACTTGGAGAACAAAAGTCAGATCATAAAGGAGAAGATCGTGGCAGAAGATATAACCCTCACCGCAGCTCAGCTAATTGTCCAGTGCCTCGAGAACGAGGGCGTAGAGTATATTTTTGGGCTACCAGGCGAGGAGAACATCAGGCTTATCGATGCCATGAAGGACTCGACTATTCGCTTCATCGTGGTGCGTCATGAACAGGGCGCGTCTTTCATGGCCGATATCTATGGCCGCGTCACGGGCAAAGCGGGAGTTTGTATATCCACGTTGGGACCGGGTGCGATTAATCTGCTTTTAGGAACCGCCGATGCCTTCACAGACAGCACTCCCTTAGTGGCAATCAGCGCCCAAGTCGGTCTCAACCGCATCCATAAGGAGACACATCAGGTTATAGATCTGCTGAACATGTTCAAACCGGTTACTAAATGGGCCGGAATGATTGTCAGTTCCGCTGCCATACCCGAGATGGTGCGGGAAGCGTTCGAAAAAGCCAAAACTGAAAGGCCGGGTGCCGTTTATCTTTGCGTTCCTGAGGATGTAGAGGCGATTTCGGGCCTCACCGGCTTGCGTCCGCTTTCTCAGTCCTACGAAGCAGACAGTATGCCAGGTTCCTCACAGATTGCGCACGCTGCGCACGTCCTGCAAGCAGCGACCAAACCGATCATTCTTGCAGGTCACGGAGCAGTGCGAGACCATGCTGGAGATGCGCTTGTCCGATTTTCCGAACGCCTTCGGATCCCAGTCGCAACTACGTTTATGGGCAAGGGTATTTTTCCTGATGATCATCCTAACTCCCTGGGTACCATGGGGTTCATGAAACACGACTATGTAAACTTTGGATTCGACGAAGCGGACGTGATAGTTTGTGTCGGCTACGACCTTCAGGAGTTTGATCCCGTCCGCATGAATCCCAATGCTGACAAGAAAATTCTGCACCTGCATCGATATCCGGCTGAGATCGACACTCACTATCCTGTCACCGTCAGCGTTGAGGGGAACATCTCAGCTGCGCTTGATGAGCTGGCCGCAATAGTAACTCCAAAAGAGGGTTTGGATGCCGCGGACCGGAAAATCCGAAATTTGCTCAAGGAAGAGCTCGAGTATGGAGCACATACTGATGCATATCCCGTCAAACCGCAGCGACTTGTATCCGATATCCGTGCGGTCATGGGGGAGTCGGACATAGCGCTGGTTGATACAGGCTCCCTGAAAATGTGGATGGCCCGCCTCTACCCGACGAATCAGCCGAATACTTGCGTGATCTCGAATGGTTTATCAACAATGGCATTTGCTGTGCCCGGTGCAATCGGCGCGAAGCTAGCTTATCCTGACCGGAAGGTGCTAGCCGTAACAGGTGATGGCAGTTTTCTGATGAATTCCCAAGAGTTGGAGACTGCGATACGTGAGCATATTCCATTCGTTGTACTTATCTGGGTTGACGGTGCCTATGGCCTGATCAAATGGAAAATGGACTTGGAACTGGGGCACCACTCCTTTGTCGATTTCGGTAACCCGGACTTTGTCAACTACGCTGAGAGCTTTGGGGCTAGGGGCTATTTCATTGAGGCTGCGGCTGACCTCTTACCAACGCTCAAGAAAGCCCTTTCCGAAGATGTGGTCTCAGTGGTCGTCTGTCCGGTCGACTATTCAGAGAATATAAAGCTCACCAACAAGCTGGGTCAGCTGATGCAGCCTATTTAA
- the acsC gene encoding acetyl-CoA decarbonylase/synthase complex subunit gamma, protein MKINSPLEAYKYLPQTNCGECGEATCMAFASKLIDRSGKTTDCAPLIKEKKFAKKLAELDRLLAPEIQEVEIGVGERAVKIGGDDVLYRHKLTFFNKTKMFFDVTDTMEEAALVERVNNIANFKKFYVGHHLLLDGVAIRSVSNDPEKFAAAVKKVAEVGLPMIFCSFNPAVLKAGLEAAKDKNPLIYAANKDNWKEVGELALEYNVPVVVSAINDLDALKTLAKTFAEAGIKNIVLDPGTYPTGKSMKESFTNFLKIRRAGITGDTEIAYPIMALPFTAWMAGISDPVSASYWETAMAAVFTIRYGDIMILHSMEPYATLPEVHLAETIYTDPRTPVAVDSKMYKVGSPTADSPVLFTTNFALTYYTVESDLSSNDIDCYLLAVNTDGIGVEASVAGGQLNADKVKDAFDKSGFDLKKDVTHNTVIIPGLAARLQGDLEDKLGANILVGPMDSGRLPGFMEKNWPPKK, encoded by the coding sequence ATGAAGATAAACAGCCCATTAGAAGCGTACAAATACCTCCCCCAGACCAACTGTGGAGAATGTGGAGAAGCAACATGTATGGCATTTGCTTCAAAGCTCATAGACAGGTCAGGAAAAACAACAGACTGCGCACCGTTGATTAAAGAGAAAAAGTTTGCAAAGAAGCTTGCAGAACTTGACAGATTACTTGCACCTGAGATTCAAGAAGTTGAAATCGGAGTGGGTGAAAGAGCAGTCAAGATCGGGGGCGACGATGTACTTTACCGTCACAAGTTGACTTTCTTCAACAAGACGAAGATGTTCTTCGATGTGACGGACACAATGGAAGAAGCCGCACTTGTTGAAAGAGTTAATAATATTGCTAACTTCAAGAAGTTCTATGTAGGGCACCACCTGCTCCTTGACGGTGTCGCAATAAGGTCAGTATCAAACGATCCAGAAAAGTTCGCAGCAGCGGTTAAGAAAGTGGCAGAAGTTGGATTGCCAATGATATTCTGTTCATTTAACCCTGCGGTTCTGAAAGCAGGACTTGAAGCGGCAAAGGATAAAAACCCACTGATATACGCTGCAAACAAGGACAACTGGAAGGAAGTAGGAGAACTAGCACTTGAATACAATGTCCCTGTGGTGGTTTCAGCAATTAATGACCTTGATGCCCTCAAGACTCTGGCAAAAACATTTGCAGAGGCAGGTATTAAGAACATTGTTCTTGACCCAGGAACATATCCAACCGGTAAAAGCATGAAGGAGTCCTTTACCAACTTCCTGAAGATCAGGAGAGCAGGCATTACGGGAGATACAGAGATTGCATACCCGATCATGGCTCTGCCGTTTACTGCCTGGATGGCTGGAATTTCGGACCCTGTCAGCGCCTCGTACTGGGAAACTGCAATGGCTGCAGTGTTTACAATCAGGTATGGCGATATTATGATTCTCCACAGTATGGAGCCATATGCCACACTGCCTGAGGTACACCTGGCCGAGACAATCTACACTGACCCGAGAACTCCTGTAGCTGTGGACTCAAAGATGTACAAGGTAGGAAGCCCAACAGCGGATTCACCTGTACTCTTTACCACAAACTTCGCTCTGACTTACTACACAGTAGAGAGCGACCTTTCCTCAAACGACATCGACTGCTATCTGCTTGCGGTTAACACCGATGGGATTGGTGTCGAAGCATCTGTTGCCGGTGGCCAGCTGAATGCGGACAAAGTAAAGGATGCATTTGATAAATCAGGATTTGACCTCAAAAAGGATGTTACACACAATACTGTAATCATTCCGGGTCTGGCTGCACGTCTACAGGGCGACCTTGAGGACAAACTCGGTGCAAATATTCTTGTGGGACCAATGGATTCAGGAAGACTGCCTGGATTTATGGAAAAGAACTGGCCTCCAAAGAAATAA
- the cdhD gene encoding CO dehydrogenase/acetyl-CoA synthase subunit delta: MAKKVKLSEMTNMFKDMEILALEGVTIEGDIELDLGGLGGGFDPMLAALLGQENAVLAQHFARLASMFGVPVGIGAPAGVPAAAPAVSPALAAPKLKDLIPAKFDFENIAEWANQIQEVPIGNTSADGGSRGKRVMLGGEKALPFFPDAVMPNRNQVTIDVFDMRIGLAKAVKVNYDEVMDSPGEWAKKNVEKFNADMITIHLISTDPLIKDTPAKEAAKTVEEVLQAVDVPIAIGGSGNPQKDPEVLAKAAEVAEGERCLIASASLNLDYAKIAEAALKYDHDVLSWTQLDMNSQKELNRKLMKQCNVPRDRIIMDPTTAALGYGLDYAYTNMERIRLAALMGDDELTFPMSSGTTNAWGARESWMVSSPLKEDSDWGPREYRGPIWEIITGLSLAIAGNDLFMMMHPTSVAVLKQITQTLFGSIEAEPVDIANWIGTEV, encoded by the coding sequence ATGGCAAAGAAAGTTAAATTATCAGAAATGACAAACATGTTCAAGGACATGGAGATATTGGCCCTTGAAGGTGTAACCATTGAAGGGGATATTGAGCTTGATCTCGGTGGACTCGGAGGCGGCTTTGACCCGATGCTTGCTGCTCTTCTAGGACAGGAGAATGCAGTACTCGCACAGCACTTCGCAAGACTTGCTAGCATGTTTGGAGTACCTGTAGGCATTGGTGCCCCAGCTGGTGTTCCAGCAGCTGCTCCTGCAGTGTCCCCTGCTCTGGCAGCACCGAAACTTAAGGACCTCATTCCTGCCAAGTTCGATTTTGAAAACATTGCAGAATGGGCAAATCAGATTCAGGAAGTACCAATAGGCAACACATCTGCAGATGGTGGAAGCCGTGGAAAGAGGGTCATGCTTGGTGGAGAGAAAGCTCTGCCGTTCTTCCCGGATGCCGTAATGCCAAACAGGAATCAGGTTACAATTGATGTGTTTGACATGAGAATCGGGCTTGCAAAAGCCGTCAAGGTAAACTATGATGAAGTAATGGACAGCCCTGGAGAATGGGCAAAGAAGAACGTGGAGAAGTTCAACGCAGATATGATCACAATCCACCTGATCTCAACAGACCCATTGATTAAGGACACACCGGCAAAGGAAGCAGCAAAGACGGTGGAAGAAGTACTACAGGCTGTTGATGTACCAATCGCAATCGGCGGTTCAGGGAACCCACAGAAAGACCCGGAGGTTCTTGCAAAGGCAGCAGAAGTGGCAGAAGGAGAACGCTGCCTTATTGCATCTGCTAGCCTGAACCTTGACTACGCAAAGATTGCAGAAGCTGCATTAAAGTATGACCACGATGTTCTGTCATGGACTCAGCTTGATATGAACTCACAGAAGGAACTTAACAGGAAGCTCATGAAGCAGTGCAATGTCCCAAGAGACAGGATCATCATGGACCCAACAACTGCAGCACTTGGTTATGGTCTAGACTACGCATACACCAACATGGAGCGTATAAGACTTGCAGCACTTATGGGTGACGATGAACTGACCTTCCCAATGTCTTCTGGTACTACAAACGCATGGGGTGCCCGTGAGTCATGGATGGTGAGCTCACCACTGAAGGAAGATTCGGACTGGGGACCAAGAGAATACAGAGGACCTATATGGGAAATCATTACAGGACTGTCACTTGCAATTGCAGGAAACGATCTCTTCATGATGATGCACCCAACATCAGTTGCTGTACTGAAGCAGATTACCCAGACATTATTCGGTTCAATTGAGGCAGAGCCGGTTGATATTGCTAACTGGATCGGAACGGAGGTGTAA
- a CDS encoding ATP-binding protein, translated as MTKVIAITGKGGTGKTAVAALLIRSLSKKGKFLLAVDADADTNLPETLGCENVKTIGDAKEYLQAEITKPKPEHPDMNKEAVLKSKIYEIIEEMPGYDLLVMGRPEGSGCYCYVNNLLRGIMDKLIANYDIVIIDAEAGLEHFSRKIIRDIDELIVVTDASRRGFRTAERIHELVDELDSNIGRIHVIANKVTDTNREKLVKLAEDLKLSMIGMIPLDPKIEEMDIKGIPLFQISDDSVAAVEIENIIKKLGL; from the coding sequence GTGACAAAAGTAATTGCAATAACGGGAAAAGGTGGGACTGGTAAAACAGCGGTAGCGGCTCTTCTGATCCGCTCCCTTTCCAAAAAAGGGAAGTTCTTATTGGCAGTTGATGCAGATGCAGATACTAACCTTCCTGAGACTCTTGGCTGTGAGAACGTAAAAACAATCGGAGATGCAAAGGAGTATTTACAGGCCGAAATCACAAAACCAAAGCCTGAACATCCCGACATGAATAAAGAGGCGGTACTTAAAAGCAAGATTTATGAGATCATCGAAGAAATGCCGGGTTATGACCTCCTGGTAATGGGAAGGCCCGAAGGGTCAGGATGTTACTGTTATGTAAACAACCTTCTCAGGGGCATCATGGATAAACTGATAGCGAATTATGATATCGTTATCATTGATGCAGAAGCAGGGCTTGAGCATTTCAGCAGGAAAATTATCCGGGATATAGATGAACTGATTGTCGTAACAGACGCCTCTCGAAGGGGATTTAGAACTGCTGAGAGAATTCATGAACTTGTGGATGAACTGGACTCAAACATTGGTAGAATTCACGTTATTGCAAATAAGGTTACAGATACTAACCGAGAAAAGCTTGTCAAACTGGCAGAGGATCTGAAACTTAGTATGATAGGTATGATCCCACTAGACCCAAAAATAGAGGAAATGGATATAAAAGGCATACCTCTCTTCCAAATTTCGGACGACTCGGTTGCTGCAGTAGAAATCGAAAATATTATAAAAAAACTGGGATTATAA
- the cdhC gene encoding CO dehydrogenase/CO-methylating acetyl-CoA synthase complex subunit beta, whose translation MAEFPFEISPMFEGERVRKDGMFVELGGPKSMGLELVRAKDMDEIEDDKVTIVGPDLKEMEEGKTYPWAMIFHIGGELVEPDLESVVERRVHDFVNYCQGIMHLNQRYDVWMRMSKDTAAKMDSFEPFGKAVMMLFKTELPFIEKMQVTFYTDEAEVEKQMVEAKEIFKARDARTKDLHDEDVDVFYGCTLCQAFAPTNVCVVSPDRISLCGAINWFDGRAAAKVDPEGPQFAIEKGEVLDDNTGEYSGVNEIAKKLSSGEFDKIKLHSFFDSPHTSCGCFEVVGFYIPEVDGIGWVNREYQGMAPNGLGFSTMAGQTGGGKQIVGFLGIGVNYFYSPKFIQADGGWNRVVWLPAMLKEKIAETIPEDIKDKIATENDATDIESLKTFLQEKNHPVVANWAAAEEEEEEEEEEEEEETAVAAAPMMMPAAGFQMPAMASMPMMPAGKAGGIKITFKNAKISIDKMIVSEKKE comes from the coding sequence ATGGCAGAATTCCCATTTGAGATTTCTCCAATGTTTGAAGGAGAAAGAGTAAGAAAGGATGGAATGTTTGTTGAACTCGGCGGCCCGAAATCCATGGGTCTGGAACTTGTCCGTGCAAAGGACATGGACGAGATCGAAGATGACAAAGTTACGATCGTCGGTCCTGATCTAAAGGAAATGGAAGAGGGCAAAACATATCCCTGGGCAATGATTTTCCACATCGGCGGAGAACTGGTAGAGCCTGACCTTGAGTCTGTCGTCGAAAGGCGTGTCCACGACTTCGTAAACTACTGCCAGGGCATTATGCACCTGAACCAGAGATACGATGTATGGATGAGAATGTCAAAGGACACAGCTGCAAAGATGGACTCCTTCGAACCTTTCGGAAAAGCTGTCATGATGCTCTTCAAGACAGAGCTTCCTTTTATTGAGAAGATGCAGGTGACCTTCTACACCGACGAGGCCGAAGTCGAAAAGCAAATGGTAGAGGCAAAGGAGATCTTCAAGGCAAGAGATGCAAGGACAAAGGACCTACACGATGAAGATGTCGATGTCTTCTATGGATGTACTCTATGTCAGGCTTTTGCTCCAACCAACGTATGTGTGGTTTCTCCAGACAGAATCTCACTATGTGGTGCAATCAACTGGTTTGACGGCCGTGCAGCCGCAAAAGTAGACCCAGAAGGCCCACAGTTCGCAATTGAAAAGGGTGAAGTTCTCGATGACAATACAGGTGAATACTCAGGTGTAAATGAGATTGCAAAGAAACTTTCAAGTGGTGAATTCGACAAGATTAAACTCCACTCATTCTTCGACTCACCACACACCTCTTGTGGCTGCTTCGAAGTAGTCGGGTTCTATATCCCTGAAGTTGACGGTATCGGATGGGTTAACAGAGAATACCAGGGAATGGCACCAAATGGACTTGGTTTCTCAACTATGGCCGGTCAGACAGGAGGCGGAAAGCAGATAGTAGGTTTCCTCGGTATTGGGGTCAACTACTTCTATTCACCCAAGTTCATCCAGGCGGATGGAGGCTGGAACAGAGTTGTCTGGCTCCCTGCTATGCTCAAGGAAAAGATTGCAGAAACCATTCCTGAAGACATCAAAGACAAGATCGCAACTGAGAACGATGCAACTGACATCGAGTCCTTGAAGACTTTCCTGCAGGAGAAGAACCACCCGGTCGTTGCTAACTGGGCAGCTGCAGAAGAAGAGGAAGAGGAAGAAGAAGAGGAAGAAGAAGAGGAAACAGCTGTTGCAGCAGCTCCAATGATGATGCCTGCAGCAGGTTTCCAGATGCCTGCAATGGCTTCAATGCCAATGATGCCTGCCGGTAAAGCTGGTGGAATAAAGATCACTTTCAAGAATGCAAAGATCTCCATTGACAAAATGATCGTCAGCGAGAAGAAGGAATAA
- the cdhB gene encoding CO dehydrogenase/acetyl-CoA synthase complex subunit epsilon yields MVDTTKNTKLFTSYGVNTSKAVSPEMAAKIISKAKRPLLMVGTLALDPELLDRVVKISKAANIPIAATGSSLAVLADKDVDAKYINAHMLGFYLTDPKWPGLDGNGNYDMIITIGFKKFYINQVLSAAKNFSNLKTIAIERGYIQNATMSFGNLSKADHYAALDELINAL; encoded by the coding sequence ATGGTTGACACTACCAAGAACACAAAGCTCTTTACCAGCTACGGGGTGAATACCTCAAAAGCCGTATCTCCTGAAATGGCTGCAAAGATAATCTCAAAAGCAAAGAGACCGCTCCTTATGGTAGGAACCCTGGCCCTCGACCCCGAACTCCTTGACCGCGTGGTAAAAATTTCGAAGGCTGCAAACATCCCTATTGCTGCAACAGGGAGTTCCTTGGCAGTCCTTGCTGATAAAGATGTAGATGCAAAATACATCAACGCTCACATGCTCGGTTTTTACCTGACCGACCCAAAATGGCCCGGTCTTGACGGAAATGGAAATTACGACATGATCATAACCATAGGATTCAAGAAATTCTACATCAACCAAGTGCTGTCCGCAGCAAAGAACTTCAGTAACTTGAAAACAATTGCGATTGAAAGAGGCTATATCCAGAACGCAACTATGTCCTTCGGGAACCTGAGTAAGGCAGACCACTATGCTGCCCTGGATGAACTTATTAACGCATTATAA
- the cdhA gene encoding CO dehydrogenase/acetyl-CoA synthase complex subunit alpha yields the protein MSKLTTGSFSIEDLESVQITINNIVGAAKEAAEEKEKELVNAGPTLFPGLEGYRDDWNFKLLDRYEPVITPMCDQCCYCTYGPCDLSGNKRGACGIDMKGHNGREFFLRVITGTACHAAHGRHLLDHLIEKYGEDLPLTLGQSNVLTPNITISTGLSPKTLGEVKPAMEYVEEQLTQLLATVHAGQESAEIDYDSKALFSGSLDHVGMEISDIVQVAAYDFPKADPEAPLVEIGMGTIDKSKPFLCVIGHNVAGVTYMMDYMEDNNLTDKMEIAGLCCTAIDLTRYKEADRRPPYAKVIGSMSKELKVIRSGMPDVIVVDEQCVRGDIVPEAQKLKIPVIASNPKIMYGLPNRTDADVDETMEELKSGKIPGCVMLDYDKLGELCVRLTMEMAPIRDAAGITALPTDEELVNMVAKCADCGACLLACPEEIDIPEAMGFAKKGDFSYFEEIHDTCIGCRRCEQVCKKEIPILNVIEKIAQKQIAEEKGLMRAGRGQVSDAEIRAEGLNLVMGTTPGIIAIIGCPNYAGGTKDVYYIAEEFLKRNFIVVTTGCGAMDIGMFKDADGKTLYERFPGGFQCGGLANIGSCVSNAHITGAAEKVAAIFAQRTLEGNLAEIGDYILNRVGACGLAWGAFSQKASSIGTGCNIFGIPAVLGPHSSKYRRALIAKTYEEDKWKVYDARNGQEMPIPPAPEFLLTTAETWQEAIPMMAKACIRPSDNSMGRAIKLTHWMELHKKYLGGKEPEDWWKFVRTEADLPLATREALLKELEKEHGWEIDWKRKKIISGPKIKFDVSAQPTNLKRLCKEA from the coding sequence ATGAGTAAATTAACTACCGGGAGTTTTTCTATAGAAGATCTAGAATCCGTTCAGATCACTATCAATAATATTGTAGGGGCAGCAAAGGAGGCTGCTGAAGAAAAAGAAAAGGAGCTCGTTAACGCAGGTCCCACACTTTTTCCAGGACTTGAGGGTTATAGGGATGACTGGAACTTCAAACTACTTGACCGTTACGAGCCTGTAATCACCCCCATGTGTGATCAGTGCTGCTACTGTACCTATGGACCCTGTGATCTTTCAGGGAACAAGAGAGGTGCTTGTGGTATTGACATGAAGGGCCACAATGGGAGAGAATTCTTCCTCCGTGTAATTACAGGTACTGCCTGCCATGCAGCTCATGGCCGCCACCTGCTTGATCACTTGATCGAAAAATATGGAGAAGACTTACCTCTCACCCTTGGGCAATCCAATGTGCTTACCCCAAACATTACAATCAGTACTGGGCTTAGCCCCAAAACCCTTGGGGAAGTCAAGCCGGCAATGGAGTATGTTGAAGAACAGCTGACCCAGCTGCTTGCAACTGTCCATGCAGGTCAGGAGTCCGCAGAAATTGATTACGACTCAAAAGCCCTATTCAGTGGTAGCCTGGATCACGTAGGCATGGAAATTTCTGATATTGTACAGGTCGCAGCCTATGATTTCCCGAAAGCTGACCCAGAGGCTCCCTTAGTTGAAATCGGAATGGGAACCATTGACAAGTCCAAACCTTTCCTATGTGTTATAGGACACAATGTCGCCGGTGTCACCTACATGATGGACTACATGGAAGACAACAACCTGACCGACAAGATGGAAATTGCTGGACTCTGCTGTACTGCAATCGACCTTACAAGGTACAAGGAAGCCGATCGGAGGCCCCCATATGCAAAAGTTATAGGTTCCATGTCCAAGGAACTCAAGGTAATCCGTTCAGGAATGCCAGATGTCATTGTTGTAGATGAACAGTGCGTCCGCGGTGATATTGTACCTGAAGCGCAGAAACTCAAGATTCCGGTCATTGCATCAAATCCCAAGATCATGTACGGACTTCCGAACAGGACAGATGCCGACGTTGACGAGACCATGGAGGAACTCAAGTCCGGAAAGATTCCAGGCTGTGTAATGCTGGACTACGACAAGCTAGGAGAACTCTGCGTCAGGCTTACGATGGAAATGGCCCCAATCCGTGATGCCGCCGGTATCACTGCACTTCCAACCGATGAAGAACTCGTAAATATGGTTGCAAAATGCGCAGACTGTGGAGCCTGCCTGCTTGCCTGCCCTGAAGAGATCGATATTCCGGAAGCAATGGGATTTGCAAAGAAAGGAGACTTCTCATACTTTGAAGAGATCCATGACACATGCATTGGTTGCCGCCGCTGTGAACAGGTCTGTAAGAAGGAAATTCCAATCCTTAACGTAATAGAGAAGATAGCCCAGAAGCAGATTGCTGAAGAAAAAGGTTTGATGAGAGCCGGCAGAGGACAGGTATCTGATGCCGAAATACGCGCAGAAGGTCTTAACCTTGTCATGGGTACCACACCGGGTATTATCGCAATCATCGGATGCCCGAATTATGCAGGAGGCACCAAGGACGTTTACTACATCGCAGAAGAATTCCTGAAAAGGAACTTCATCGTAGTTACGACAGGCTGTGGAGCAATGGACATTGGTATGTTCAAGGATGCCGATGGCAAGACTCTCTATGAGAGGTTCCCAGGTGGATTCCAGTGTGGAGGGCTTGCCAACATAGGATCCTGTGTCTCAAATGCCCACATCACTGGAGCAGCCGAGAAAGTCGCAGCTATCTTTGCCCAGAGAACTCTTGAAGGCAACCTCGCCGAAATTGGAGATTACATACTGAACCGTGTAGGTGCCTGTGGACTCGCATGGGGTGCCTTCTCCCAGAAAGCATCCTCAATAGGTACCGGCTGTAATATTTTTGGTATCCCTGCAGTCCTTGGTCCTCACTCCTCTAAGTACAGGAGAGCCCTGATTGCCAAGACCTATGAAGAAGACAAGTGGAAGGTCTACGATGCGAGAAATGGTCAGGAAATGCCAATTCCGCCAGCACCTGAGTTCCTCCTGACCACGGCAGAGACCTGGCAGGAAGCAATCCCGATGATGGCAAAAGCCTGCATCCGTCCGTCTGACAACAGCATGGGTAGAGCTATTAAACTGACCCACTGGATGGAACTGCATAAGAAGTACCTTGGCGGAAAAGAACCTGAAGACTGGTGGAAATTCGTCAGAACCGAAGCTGACCTCCCGCTGGCTACCCGTGAGGCACTCCTCAAGGAGCTAGAAAAAGAACATGGCTGGGAAATTGATTGGAAGAGGAAGAAAATCATCTCCGGTCCAAAGATCAAGTTCGACGTCTCGGCACAGCCCACTAACCTCAAAAGACTCTGCAAGGAGGCCTGA